The Pyrus communis chromosome 8, drPyrComm1.1, whole genome shotgun sequence region ACCACCAAAGAGTGATGCACCAATCATCTCGCCAAATGAACTGGCTGACGCAGATGGATTCGTTTTTGGCTTCCCAACAAGATTTGGTATGATGGCTGCCCAATTTAAGGCCTTTCTGGACGCAACAGGTGGTCTATGGAGAACACAACAGCTTGCTGGCAAACCTGCTGGAATCTTTTACAGCACAGCATCTCAAGGTGGCGGGCAAGAGACTACTGCGTAAGTTTGATCACATTTAATCAACTACACGAACATTGAAAATTTATCTGTATATTAGGTGGAGATTTTAATAATGTTGAGATTGTTTTTGTGTAGATTGACAGCCATCACTCAGCTGGTTCATCATGGGATGATATTTGTACCCATCGGTTACACATTCGGAGTTGGCATGTTTGAAATGGAGAACATCAAAGGCGGAAGTCCTTACGGTGCAGGAACTTATGCTGGGGATGGTTCAAGACAGCCATCTCAGCTTGAGCTGGAGCAAGCATTCCACCAAGGGAAGTACATTGCCACCATCACAAAGAAGCTCAAGGGAGCTGCTTAAATACTCGGTGCACAAACATACTCAAATGGAAGCCCTTATCAATTCTTTATCCCCTATAGTTTCAATTTAAATTTCCGATTTCTGTTTGTCTGCAAGTATAATTCTCGCTTTGTcttatatatgtgttttttctCTGTGTTTTATGAATTACGGTTATTTATTCATAATTATAAGCGTTTGTTTGCCCACAATGCTACTGCCTGAGAACGTTTGAACTGATGGACAAGCTTTACTACGTTGATTCGAAGCGAGTAACATGTACGTCGAGTAGGTTCGACGATGGTAGAGGAGGCCTCTCCGCTGAAGAGCTCGCATACGCATGCAAGTAGAGCGCATGCATCATTGctgatgcatttttttttttacttctgaTTAACAAATGATTCAATGTTAATAAACAATTAATGACTGTTAACAAAGAAATGATTATGAGATCAAAGATAAATACTACTTTTCTAAGAAACTCACCTGGAAATGattaatgctaaggagattctGTCAAAGTGATACTTTTATGGATCTTCTTTCATTACacagtttaatgttaatttttattttaatattataaaacagCATGATAATACATGAAATGAGCATTTCTCATGGAAAGTAACATATTATGCATCTCCAAGTTCCAACATCCTAAATTAATAAGGTTTTTTGGCTActtttaaaggaaaatttagCAAAACTCAAGGAAAATTCAAGTCCAATGgactttaaaaattaattagtttgatGAACAAAACTCGCTAAATTCACGTCTAATTATCCTATCACCATGGAGACTAGTAAATGAATTAGGTTAAATTGTAAATTAACAgttttctctctccttccacCTCTTTGTAATGCTGGGATGACGATGAAAAAGATGATCGATTGCAGGCCTCAAGTGGCACGAGTTCGGGATGAATTTGTGCCAAGATGGGTTTCAAAGCCGGAGTTTGTGAAAGAATGAGTTGTCCTCTGGCGAAAACCGAATATGGAACACGTTCGATGCAGTATCTGGCTTTGGATGGACACTCCGACATCTGGAATTGAAGCTGCATTGGTGGTGGTGGATCTGCTGCTATGTGGTTGGGGAGAGAGATACATAAGAAGCAGATGGAGTAAAGAGAAGGTAAAGCTGGAAGTATTGGCCCATTGGCTGCGGTGCGggctacaagagagagagagagaaagaattgggtttgttaaattttggggaaaaaaaaaaattaaaatattttaacttACACTAAAATAGTTAGTATTATTGGAAGTGACATTTCTGTCATTTGGTCAGtaacaagaacaaaaatttaATTAGTGTTTTAAGAACTACTTAGTAATataatttaatgatatttttctttacttgtaagtgagtgGTTTGATTCTTGCCcgagacgaatttgaaccacattaatCTACTCCTATtttcttagtatagataatatcgtttcttaaaaataaaaaaaaaataaaaaaaaataaaaagtaaaaaaaaaactagtgttGTAGGTGATGTGAATTTCTAAGAGAAAGACAAAAGTGGATAAGGCAAGATAGTATAATATATCTTCTTTAATTTTGACATGTTATGCCATAATAAATTATAATGATTAATGTTTAGATGGTTTCCTTCCACATTCATTTATGTTTCTTACTAAGGTTGATATTATTAGAGATTCTTTGAAGGGGATGGATATGtgacattaatatttttatataattttgtacACATGTTTTTATGAGGTCTAATTTATAATGTGTTTCAACAATTTGAATCGTTCATTTTTTCGaacataatttttcttttatgagcACCAAGTATTTATTTGCATATTTTGTACTCATTGACAATTATAAATAGGTAAATAGACATAAATAGgacattttcttaatcttgggataGAAATCGGATTTTTTAAATATGCACACAGCATGCACAACAATCGGACAAAAATAGGAATTTTCATACACCTTAAAATGACTTAATTGCCCTCGTATATAAATGTGTAATTTCctcatattttctaatttatGTCTCTctactccccccccccccctctgtCTCTAAAATTGATATTTATTGGATGTTCTTAGATTAGTAAAAGATAATGGAAAACCCAGTTGGAAAATTTGATTCATTTGGAGAGTGTTTGTGTTTGCTGATTGACCCTTTTGGGAAATGAACACATTTTTGTGCTTGTAGTTGCAGATCGGGGATTTCTTCCTCAAatcatcttcttccccaaatTCAAAATCTCATTCAAAACCCATTGGGTCAAAACCAATCTGCAGTccaaaaaattttcaaatgttgAAGAAAATCCATTATGAAAAACTAAAGACACCATTTTTTTGCTGCAATCTCTTTCTCTCCTCTGCCGATGAACGCCTTCTCCCTCTAAGTTCAAGGaaaatccaaattttttatttgtatcaaTATGTGCAACAACGTCGGTTTTGTTGTGGACGTATATCGTGCAATTAACGACATTGGGGGATATGTGGGGGCCTAGATTCTGGAAATGAGATATGTAGTTAACAAATCTTTTACCTGAACCTAGATTCTGAAAATCCCACTAAAAATCATCTCATTCCAGtgacatgcacatgatatgctcaCAGATATGAGCCAACCAAAAAACCCAGAGCTCACAGCTCTCTCTTCAAAATCAGAAAATGACATTATCACCTGTGATGTCACCACTATATACACTATATGCACACGACATGCACATCATATGTACAGTAATGCATGATATGCACAGAACCTGAGATCGAGCAACGAGCTGGTTTTCAcattaataagaaactttaacggcaacctattggtatagtggatacaattaaaacataattgttatgTATATAAGGTTACAATGTCagtttgaaaagtcttgttacgTATATTAACCACCGCTTAACCGTGCATgtggaaaacatgatactcgttGTCGTCATTTCATGGACATGCATGACCCTTAACGTCCTCtaagctttttcttaatt contains the following coding sequences:
- the LOC137742531 gene encoding probable NAD(P)H dehydrogenase (quinone) FQR1-like 1, which translates into the protein MATKVYIVYYSMYGHVGRLAEEIKKGASSVEGVEATLWQVPETLPEEVLGKMSAPPKSDAPIISPNELADADGFVFGFPTRFGMMAAQFKAFLDATGGLWRTQQLAGKPAGIFYSTASQGGGQETTALTAITQLVHHGMIFVPIGYTFGVGMFEMENIKGGSPYGAGTYAGDGSRQPSQLELEQAFHQGKYIATITKKLKGAA